A genomic stretch from Arachis stenosperma cultivar V10309 chromosome 3, arast.V10309.gnm1.PFL2, whole genome shotgun sequence includes:
- the LOC130970492 gene encoding protein BIG GRAIN 1-like C isoform X2 codes for MEKEENLTYPQRKRTPSFSSTLLDAIYRSIDGSKSDLDNHQQVGHHHHHLNEEKTNPTTTMKHNHGGVGGGGGGGNNKNKNKNKNKNKKEKMMNNHLCRHAVMLNDEFSHQIFTNSVTSSASSECSYGVGATFSSSSSKQQRKKKNKKKQQKKKEKRAGDSDGDGDSDRFARSKLRALKMYGELNRKVKQPISPGSRIANFLCSIFNSGSVKKAKKMCYVGAVDDVNLTFQHKSKSPCFSSSSSTTTMAAASFSRRSCTSKTSSSSSSKAKNDNNNNNGDKRSVRFYPVSLILGENDSQQQRYSAYSEKDPSLFSLNVRKITRSSTSCIEARENHSSREGNDGKFEYISGYYGNCQDEDVDQDEDEDALSYSSSDLFELDHIICGAEGRYFRQRYFSQILQAIVSLVLFGEDSSTKG; via the exons ATGGAGAAGGAGGAGAACTTAACCTACCCACAAAGAAAAAGAaccccttctttctcttccacCCTCTTAGATGCCATATACCGTTCAATTGACGGATCAAAATCCGACCTTGACAATCATCAACAAGTgggtcatcatcatcatcacttgAATGAAGAAAAAACCAACCCAACCACCACCATGAAACATAACCATGGTGGGGTTGGGGGTGGGGGTGGTGGAGgcaacaacaagaacaagaacaagaacaagaacaagaacaagaaggagaagatgatgaataaTCATCTTTGTCGTCACGCAGTGATGCTAAATGATGAATTCTCTCATCAAATCTTCACGAACTCTGTCACCTCATCAGCCTCCTCAGAATGTAGCTATGGTGTTGGTGCAACATTTTCATCATCATCGTCAAAGcagcagaggaagaagaagaataaaaaaaagcagcagaagaagaaggaaaagcgTGCTGGTGATAGCGATGGCGATGGTGATAGTGATAGATTTGCAAGGAGCAAGCTAAGAGCATTGAAAATGTACGGCGAATTGAACCGGAAAGTTAAGCAACCAATCTCTCCGGGAAGCCGAATAGCTAACTTCCTATGTTCAATCTTCAACTCTGGAAGCGTGAAGAAGGCCAAGAAGATGTGTTACGTTGGAGCAGTTGATGATGTAAACTTAACATTCCAACACAAATCCAAGTCCCCatgtttttcttcttcatcatcaacaacaacaatggcgGCGGCTTCGTTTTCAAGAAGGTCTTGCACGAGCAAAAcctcatcatcatcttcatcaaaaGCGAAGAAcgacaataataataataatggagaCAAAAGATCTGTGAGATTTTACCCAGTTAGCTTAATTCTTGGGGAGAATGATTCTCAACAACAGAGGTACAGTGCTTATAGTGAGAAAGATCCAAGCTTGTTTTCATTGAATGTTAGAAAGATTACAAGAAGTTCTACTTCTTGCATAGAAGCAAGAGAAAATCATTCTTCACGTGAAGGTAATGATGGTAAATTCGAGTATATTAGTGGATATTATGGTAATTGTCAAGATGAGGATGTGGACCAGGATGAGGATGAGGATGCTTTGAGTTATTCAAGTTCTGATCTGTTCGAATTAGATCATATTATTTGTGGAGCTGAAGGAAG GTATTTCAGACAGAGGTACTTCTCACAGATATTACAAGCTATAGTTTCACTAGTACTATTTGGAGAGGATTCATCCACCAAGGGTTGA
- the LOC130970492 gene encoding protein BIG GRAIN 1-like C isoform X1, whose product MEKEENLTYPQRKRTPSFSSTLLDAIYRSIDGSKSDLDNHQQVGHHHHHLNEEKTNPTTTMKHNHGGVGGGGGGGNNKNKNKNKNKNKKEKMMNNHLCRHAVMLNDEFSHQIFTNSVTSSASSECSYGVGATFSSSSSKQQRKKKNKKKQQKKKEKRAGDSDGDGDSDRFARSKLRALKMYGELNRKVKQPISPGSRIANFLCSIFNSGSVKKAKKMCYVGAVDDVNLTFQHKSKSPCFSSSSSTTTMAAASFSRRSCTSKTSSSSSSKAKNDNNNNNGDKRSVRFYPVSLILGENDSQQQRYSAYSEKDPSLFSLNVRKITRSSTSCIEARENHSSREGNDGKFEYISGYYGNCQDEDVDQDEDEDALSYSSSDLFELDHIICGAEGRYQEELPVYETTNLETNKAIANGFVHRKIFN is encoded by the coding sequence ATGGAGAAGGAGGAGAACTTAACCTACCCACAAAGAAAAAGAaccccttctttctcttccacCCTCTTAGATGCCATATACCGTTCAATTGACGGATCAAAATCCGACCTTGACAATCATCAACAAGTgggtcatcatcatcatcacttgAATGAAGAAAAAACCAACCCAACCACCACCATGAAACATAACCATGGTGGGGTTGGGGGTGGGGGTGGTGGAGgcaacaacaagaacaagaacaagaacaagaacaagaacaagaaggagaagatgatgaataaTCATCTTTGTCGTCACGCAGTGATGCTAAATGATGAATTCTCTCATCAAATCTTCACGAACTCTGTCACCTCATCAGCCTCCTCAGAATGTAGCTATGGTGTTGGTGCAACATTTTCATCATCATCGTCAAAGcagcagaggaagaagaagaataaaaaaaagcagcagaagaagaaggaaaagcgTGCTGGTGATAGCGATGGCGATGGTGATAGTGATAGATTTGCAAGGAGCAAGCTAAGAGCATTGAAAATGTACGGCGAATTGAACCGGAAAGTTAAGCAACCAATCTCTCCGGGAAGCCGAATAGCTAACTTCCTATGTTCAATCTTCAACTCTGGAAGCGTGAAGAAGGCCAAGAAGATGTGTTACGTTGGAGCAGTTGATGATGTAAACTTAACATTCCAACACAAATCCAAGTCCCCatgtttttcttcttcatcatcaacaacaacaatggcgGCGGCTTCGTTTTCAAGAAGGTCTTGCACGAGCAAAAcctcatcatcatcttcatcaaaaGCGAAGAAcgacaataataataataatggagaCAAAAGATCTGTGAGATTTTACCCAGTTAGCTTAATTCTTGGGGAGAATGATTCTCAACAACAGAGGTACAGTGCTTATAGTGAGAAAGATCCAAGCTTGTTTTCATTGAATGTTAGAAAGATTACAAGAAGTTCTACTTCTTGCATAGAAGCAAGAGAAAATCATTCTTCACGTGAAGGTAATGATGGTAAATTCGAGTATATTAGTGGATATTATGGTAATTGTCAAGATGAGGATGTGGACCAGGATGAGGATGAGGATGCTTTGAGTTATTCAAGTTCTGATCTGTTCGAATTAGATCATATTATTTGTGGAGCTGAAGGAAGGTACCAAGAAGAACTTCCGGTTTATGAGACTACAAATTTAGAAACCAACAAGGCCATTGCTAATGGCTTTGTTCATaggaaaatttttaattag